GGCGGCTGGGAGCCAGGGGGCGATCAGTTGTGAAGTGTCAGGTttggggggcagggaggggggggtcTTGGGGCCCCCCCGTTCTCCCCCCTCAGTGAAACTTTGACCTcggaggggaggctggggccGGATCCTGCGCCGCGGTTGGGGTCAGTGCCTGTGGGTTGGGGGTTTGGGGACACGGAGTAGGGGCGAGGGGGGAACAGGAATGGGAATGGGGCTGCACATGGGGGTCACGGTgacgatgatgatgatgatgaaggtGGCCGTGGCCATGCAGGTGCCTGGGGGCTGCGGTGACAGCggcggtgcggggctggggggggcagcggggcagccGAGGGCGCTGGCAGCGGGCGCACCCTGGCTGCGCCTCTTGACTCAGCCGCAGGTCCCTGCCCTGAGTCACTGCttgggggggtgtgggggggggtgtCACAGGGGGGGACCCCACGAACTGCCCCCCTGCCGTGTTTCCGCTTTCTGGGGGGAATTCCAGCCGCAGGAAAGCCGGGAGGTGCCCGGCATCCTTCCTGGCTGGCGGTGGGGGGACGGGGCTGGACGTGTCACAAGTTCCCCGTTCTCTGCACCTGCCCCGTAAAGctggggcgagggggggggggggggcaccggggggcacatccccaaagccccccgcctcccccagGGCCGTGTCGGGCATGAAGCCGGGCGCATTCCTTGGGGCTGATTCATGGCGCTTCCGCCCCGGCCGcggcctcctcttcctcccctggcCCTGGTGCTGGATCCGGCCACCGCCCTCGGCGTGCCGGGGCTCGCCgcttcccccagccccgcgtCCTGCCCGGCCCAGGGGGACACCAGGGGGACATGGGGTGGTGACGTGGGGGGGGTCCCATGGACAGCTGGGGGGCCCTGAGCTCACCCAGGGTCCCAGGGGCTTCTGGGGGCATCCGTGGGTCCAAGGGGCATCTGGGTGGGTTGGTGGCGTCTGTGGGTCCTGGTGGCTTCCTTGGGGTGTGTGCACAGGTCCTGGTGGGCTTCTGTGGGTCCTGGGGGCATCTGTGTGTCTCTggagcacccccaggtccctgaGACATCCATGGGTCCCAGACACATCCGGGTTTATTGGTGGCACCCACGTGTCTCAGGGATGTATATATGTGGGTTCTGGGGACACCTGTGGGTGCCAGGGACAGATATGTTGGGTGCTAGGGGCTTTTGGGTGTGCTGGTGGCATCTGCAGGTTCTGGTGACATCTGTGGGTCCTGGGGGGCATCTGGATTTGTTAGTGGCATCTGTgggtcctggtgggcacccATGGGTCCAAGGGACATCTGTGGAACCTGAGGACTTCCACGGGTCTGGGGACACCCACGGGTCCCGGAGGACACCCATGGATCCAAGAGGCAGGTGACATCTGTGGTTCCTGGGGGGCATCCGTGGGTCCTGAAGGCATCCATGGGCCCTGGGTCTGCATTTCCCAAGGGCATCTGAGAGCACTGGGGCCATCTGTGGGTCCTGGTGGCATCTCCCTGGCGTCCTGCTCACCCTGCTAACggccctctcctctccccacagtCGTCCTGCTGGACTTCGCCAAGGCCcagggggagctgggctggctaACCCAGCCCTACGGCAAAGGGGTGAGCACCCGGCGAGGGGCGACGCTGCAGATGGGGACGGGGGCAGCCTTGGGGACGGGGCCCTCCATCAGGATGCAAGCGAGCGGGCATGcatccctggggatggggagcatCCGTGGGGaccgggggctctccatggggacggggatggagATGGGACTACCCATGGGGACAGATCAGCCATGGAGATGAGAATGAGGGGCATCTAtgggggtggggatggaggTGGGACTATccatggggatggggagcatCCACAGGGAGATATCAGCCATGGGGATGGAGAATGAGGGGCATccacggggatggggatggaggcaTCCATGGGGATGAGGACAAGGGCATCCCTGAGGACCGGGGGCATCGTAcctcctgcctcagtttccccccgAGGGGGCATAGCGACAGCAGCTCCAAGGACCCGTTTCTCTCTGCGGCGCAGTGGGACCTGCTGCAGAACATGATGAACGACTCGCAGATCTACATGTACCTGGTGTGCAACGTGCTGGAGGGTGAGCAGGAGAACTGGCTGCGCACCAACTGGATCTACCGCAGCGAGGCCCAGCGCGTCTTCATCGAGCTCAAGTTCACTGTCCGCGACTGCAATAGCTTCCCCAGCGGCGGCGGCTCCTGCAAGGAGACCTTCAACCTCTACTACGCCGAGTCCGACGTCGACTACGGCACCAACTTCCAGAAGCGGCAGTTCAAGAAGATCGACACCATCGCCCCGGACGAGATCACGGTGCAGGACGACTTCACCAACCGCAACGTCAAGCTCAACGTGGAGGTGCGCTCGGTGGGGCCGCTGCGGAGGAAAGGCTTCTACCTGGCTTTCCAGGACCTGGGCGCCTGCGTGGCTCTGCTCTCGGTCCGCATCTACTACAAGACGTGCCCGGCCGTGCTGCGGGGCATGGCCCACTTCCCCGAGACGGTGGCGGGCGCCGACTCGCAGACCCTGGCGGAGGTGCGGGGCTCCTGCGTGGAGGACGCGGTGGCCGACGAGGCGCCGACGCTGCACTGCAACGCGGACGGGGAGTGGCTGGTGCCCATCGGGCAGTGCCAGTGCCGGGCCGGCTACGAGGCCGTGGGTGACCAGTGCCAAGGTGAGGATGTGGGGGCATCCGTGGTAGTGGTGGCGACGCTGGGGATGGGgtggcgtggggctgggggcgcccTGTCTTGGTGCGTGCCGTGCAAGCCATCCCTCCCTCTCGGGGGCACCCTTGGGCACCTTCATCTCTCTTGGGGCACACTTGTGGCACCCTTGGGCATCCCCAACACCCCTGGAGGCACCCTTGGAGCGTCCTCAAGGCCCTTGGAGCATTACTGGTGCACCGAGCTTGTCAGGTGGAgaggggtgggctgggggggccaTTCCCCCAAGTGGAGGCATGGGTTGATAGTGGGTGTCCACCCCCTCCCACGGTGGATAACAATAAGGCAAAgcacccccaaaccccccagTTGACATGCTCTGAGGGTGACGCGTGCCCAGGAGCTGGTGAGGATACtcaggctggggacagggacccgGTCGCTGACCTTcctgttgtgtgtgtgtgcccccCACAGCTTGTCCCCCCGGCACCTTCAAGGCCGAGGTGTCCCCCAGcggctgccagccctgccccgcgCACACGCTGCCGGCCCCGACCGCCGCTGCCGCCTGCCCCTGCGAGGACGGGCACTTCCGCGCCCCCACCGACCCGGCCGCCGCGCCGTGCACCCGTGAGTGGCGTTTTGGGGACACGGGGGTGGGTCGTGGGGTGCGGGGGGCACCTCCGTGCCCTGACCCCACACACACCGCCACCGCTTTGCTCCGtgtccccaggtcctccttcgCCCCCGGGCAGCGTCAcggccatggggctgggggccgccGTGCAGCTGCGCTGGTCCCCCCCCACCGACACGGGCGGCCGGCAGGACGTCACCTACAGCGTCACCTGCGAGCAGTGCTGGCCTGAGAGCGGCGAGTGCCGGCCCTGCGATGGGGGCATCCGCTActcgcagcccccccgggggctggcagggacGGGGGTGACGGTCACCGACCTGGAGCCCCACGTCAACTACACCTTCACCGTCGAAGCCCGCAACGGCGTCTCGTCCTTCAGCGCCCACCGCAGCGTGGCCACCGCCAGCATCAGCGTCAACCAGACGGGTAAGGGCCACCGGTGTCCCCACCACCACCGCTGTGGAGGTGCCACCGCCTCCCATGACACCCCTTTCCCCATGGCAGAGCCACCACGGGTGACGTCGGTGAGCCTGGACGGGCGGACGGCCACCAGCCTGGTCCTCTCCTGGACGGTGCCGCTGCGGCAGCAGAGCCGGGTCTGGAAGTACGAAGTTACCTACAGCAAGAAGGTGCCACCAGCGGCGTCCCATCCTCGTCCCACCTCGTGTCCTTCCCCAAACCCCTCGTCCTCACCGTGTCCCTGCTTCCCCAGGTGGACGAGAACAGCTACTCGGTGCTGCGCTGCGAGGGTGCCTCCGTCACCATCCCCAAGCTGTCCCCCGCCACCGCCTACGTGGTGCGGGTCCAGGCGCTCACCCAGGACGGCCACGGCACCTTCAGCCCCGAGCACGAGTTCGAGACGTTGCCTGAGGGTGaggagtggttttttttggggtgggttGTCGGTGGTTTGTTAGTTTTGGGGGGTGCTATGGGGTGCACATGGCTCCAACTGTCCCTGCAGGTGCCGAGTCCATGGCATCTGCCGCTGTCATCAGTGGCTCAGTCACCGGCATCCTCTTTGTCGTCCTCCTCCTGGCCGCTCTCATCTACGTCCTCCGGAGgtaaggagaggaaaaaaaaaaaatccaaattttttcccccactgagGTGAATTTTGGgacaaaatgctgcttttctgcaggaggaggagctCGCGGTCACGCCAGTCCCCTGAGGACGTCTACTTCTCCAAGTCTGGTGAGCACCGGGGTGGTGGGATCAGGGTGGGGGCTCGGTGGTGACACAGGTGGGACAGTGGGGACAGGTCAGGGGTGACACAGCTGCTGCCCCCCTTAGCAGACCAGCTGAAGCCCCTCAAGACCTATGTGGACCCGCACACCTATGAAGACCCCAACCAAGCCATGCTCAAGTTCACCACCGAGATCTCCCCGTCCTCCATCACCCGCCAGAAGGTCATCGGTGCTGGTAGGTCCCCATGGGGCTctgtcccctgcctgtccccaagCCGGGGAGGGGCGGAAGGGGACAGATTCTGAACCTCCCCCTTCCTCTGGGCAGGTGAATTTGGGGAGGTCTACAAGGGCACCCTGAAACGCGGCAAGAAGGAGGTGCCGGTGGCCATCAAGACCCTGAAGGTGGGCTACACGGAGAAGCAGCGGGTGGACTTCCTGAGCGAAGCCAGCATCATGGGCCAGTTCTGCCACCACAACATCATCCGCCTCGAGGGGGTCGTCTCGAAGTGTGAGTCCCCCCCCTCCAAATAAATCCCACCACTTCCCTGCAAAAAAAACCAAGCTTGCTAGGCCTGCCAAAAAGTGCTGCTCTCACATGCACCCCCACGTGCTTGGAGTCATGGGGTTTTGAGGTTTTCTGACCCGTTTTGGCTCTCTTTCTGCAGACAAACCCTTCATGATCATCACAGAGTACATGGAAAACGGCGCGCTGGACAAATTCCTGCGGGTAGGTGATGCGTGCGGGAATCCCATCGCCCCAGGGTGGGATTAGCAGGGCTTCAGCCCCAAAATCCACCACGGGAGACGGGTCCCGGCCCCAGCCATGTCTCTGTAGGGGCAAGAGGAGGATTTGGGGTCGGTTTCTCCTCTTTCAGGACAAAGACGGGGAGTTCTGCGTGATCCAGCTGGTGGGCATGCTGCGGGGCATCGCGGCCGGCATGAAGTACCTGGCCAACATGAACTACGTGCACCGGGACCTGGCCGCGCGCAACATCCTGGTCAACAGCAACCTGGTCTGCAAGGTGTCCGACTTCGGGCTCTCCAGGGTGCTGGAGGATGACCCCGAAGCCACCTACACCACCAGCGTGAGTGCCACCGAGGGATTGGGGGGGGGCTGGatggctatttatttattttattttttggagcaGTTTTGCATTCTTGCCTTCCGTTCTGAACCTTGGCATCACTGCATTTAAGCgtcctttttttcccaccacaatttttgcattgtttcttgctttttgacatcctcactttttttttttgttttcctcccctcGTTCCTCCTCGCATCTTGGCACCTGGACaattttggtggtggtggcacaGGGGGGGAAGATCCCGATCCGCTGGACGGCACCCGAGGCCATCTCCTACCGCAAGTTCACCTCTGCCAGCGACGTCTGGAGCTATGGCATCGTCATGTGGGAGGTGATGTCCTACGGCGAGCGCCCGTACTGGGAGCTCTCCAACCATGAGGTGAGCGCAGGTATCCCTCCGGCCCCTGTTCTTGGTGGTGACCTTGCTTTTTTGGGGCGTGCCCCTCAAGCCATGCGCCGTTGCAGGTGATGAAGGCCATCAATGAGGGCTTCCGCCTGCCCGCCCCGCTGGACTGCCCCTCCGCCGTCTACCAGCTGATGatgcagtgctggcagcaggagcgcAGCCGGCGCCCCAAGTTCGCCGACGTCGTCAGCATCCTCGACAAGCTCATCCGCGCCCCCGAGTCACTCAAGACGCTGGCGGACTTCGACCCACGGTGAGCTGCGGGGAGgggcaggagagaggggaaaatagGGAGGGGAGGGCAGTTTGCAGGTGGTGCAGGCTTGCACGCGCTTTTGCATCCCCGCGTTTCTGCCTTCTCGCTGTTTTGTGTTCTTGCAGGCTTCTTCTGCATCTTTGCGATGTTTTTGCAGCATTGCACTCTTTGTGCTGTTCTGCATCCGTGCCTTTCTTTTTGCAGGTTTGCATCCTTGCACGCTTCTTTTgcatctttgcatttttatgctgtttttgtAGCTTTGCACTCTTGCATACTCTTTCAcgtctgtgctttgttttttgcagCTTTGCATTCTTGCATGCTTCTTTTGCATCTCTGTGTTGTCTTTGTAGCGTTGCACTCCTGCGTGctcttttgctcttttgcaTCTTTGCATTTGCGCCTTGCTTATTGCAATTTTGCGTTCTTGCATGCTTCTTTtgcatctttgcattttttgcaCTGGTTTTGCATTCTTGCACACTCTTTTGCATCTGCAGTTTAAGATTGGTTTTTGCAGTTCTGTATTCTTGCATTGCTTTTGCAGCTTTCCATTCTTGCCTTTTTGGCATCTTTGCATCTGTGCAATTTTAAATTGGATTTTGCATCTTTGCATTCTTGCATTGCTTTTTGAATCTTtgcattcttctgctttttctttgcatccttGCCTTTTGCATTGCTTTATGTAGTTTTCTGTTCCTGCCTTCTTTTTTTGCATCTTTACACTCTTGCATTGCTTTTATATTcaccttttgcatttttttgcatCCTTGCCTTCTGTATATCTGCATttttagcttcctttttttttttttttacatttgcaaTTTTTACATTGTTTCTTGCCTTTTAACGTTCTTGCCTtattgttttgcatttccacTTTTTGTATTACTCTTTGCATCCTCACGTTTACACGTTCTTTTTCACATCTTGGCACCTGGGAAACTTTGcattgcattttgctttttttttttatatatatataatgttttccCATTACTTGCTTTATACTTCTGCATTGTAGCTCTACCTTTTTTTTACAGTTGGGCTTTTGCCTTACCATTGGCATCTTTGCACTGTCACTTCTAAATTTTGCATCTCAGCATCTTTACCTTTTGCCACTGTGTTCGCATGCGtgggttgtttttgtgtttttgtttttttttgctgcttaccatttttgcactgttttctgtaactttgcgcctttccactgttttttgcattactttttttccacatccttCCATTTCTTTGCATGACTTCTTTCCAACCTGTGCCCTCCTGCATTGTTTTTGCATCCTTCCGTTcctgcatcctttttttttttttttttccagccttccttttttttttttcacatgcttttctttatctttgCATGGTTTTTCATCCTTGCATTTCTGCACCGTGGGtttgctccctgccctgccctgcacgTCACACCATCTCCTCGGCCCCGTCCCCGCAGGGTCTCCATCCGCCTGCCCAGCACCAGCGGCTCCGAGGGCGTCCCCTTCCGCTCGGTGCCCGAGTGGCTCGAGTCCATCAAGATGCACCAGTACGCCGAGCACTTCATGGCCGCGGGCTACAGCACCATCGAGAAGGTGCTGCAGATGACCAGCGAGTGAGTCCTGGGGCCCCGCAAAATGGGGGATGCTCGGGGCTGGATCTGCCCCCAGGGGATGCTCGGGGCTGGATCTGGTGCTGGGTAAAGTCTGGGTCTGGCTTTGCCCCTGGGGGATGCTTGGGGCTGGATCCACCCTGGGGCTGTTTAGGGCAGGATCCACCCCCCCCGCATCCCCACCACGCTCAGGATCGGACCACCCCCAAGCACCCTTCCAGGCCAGACCTTTTTGGGGCTGTTctcaccccaaaacccctccCTCATTCCGTAAcgccccccttccctccccgcagCGACATCAAGAAGATCGGCGTGCGCCTGCCCGGCCACCAGAAG
This window of the Cygnus olor isolate bCygOlo1 chromosome 21, bCygOlo1.pri.v2, whole genome shotgun sequence genome carries:
- the EPHA2 gene encoding ephrin type-A receptor 2 isoform X2 — protein: MAAAPPAAFILLALLLLLAPAAPKEVVLLDFAKAQGELGWLTQPYGKGWDLLQNMMNDSQIYMYLVCNVLEGEQENWLRTNWIYRSEAQRVFIELKFTVRDCNSFPSGGGSCKETFNLYYAESDVDYGTNFQKRQFKKIDTIAPDEITVQDDFTNRNVKLNVEVRSVGPLRRKGFYLAFQDLGACVALLSVRIYYKTCPAVLRGMAHFPETVAGADSQTLAEVRGSCVEDAVADEAPTLHCNADGEWLVPIGQCQCRAGYEAVGDQCQACPPGTFKAEVSPSGCQPCPAHTLPAPTAAAACPCEDGHFRAPTDPAAAPCTRPPSPPGSVTAMGLGAAVQLRWSPPTDTGGRQDVTYSVTCEQCWPESGECRPCDGGIRYSQPPRGLAGTGVTVTDLEPHVNYTFTVEARNGVSSFSAHRSVATASISVNQTEPPRVTSVSLDGRTATSLVLSWTVPLRQQSRVWKYEVTYSKKVDENSYSVLRCEGASVTIPKLSPATAYVVRVQALTQDGHGTFSPEHEFETLPEGAESMASAAVISGSVTGILFVVLLLAALIYVLRRRRSSRSRQSPEDVYFSKSADQLKPLKTYVDPHTYEDPNQAMLKFTTEISPSSITRQKVIGAGEFGEVYKGTLKRGKKEVPVAIKTLKVGYTEKQRVDFLSEASIMGQFCHHNIIRLEGVVSKYKPFMIITEYMENGALDKFLRDKDGEFCVIQLVGMLRGIAAGMKYLANMNYVHRDLAARNILVNSNLVCKVSDFGLSRVLEDDPEATYTTSGGKIPIRWTAPEAISYRKFTSASDVWSYGIVMWEVMSYGERPYWELSNHEVMKAINEGFRLPAPLDCPSAVYQLMMQCWQQERSRRPKFADVVSILDKLIRAPESLKTLADFDPRVSIRLPSTSGSEGVPFRSVPEWLESIKMHQYAEHFMAAGYSTIEKVLQMTSDDIKKIGVRLPGHQKRIAYSLLGLQEQLCTGGIPI
- the EPHA2 gene encoding ephrin type-A receptor 2 isoform X1, encoding MAAAPPAAFILLALLLLLAPAAPKEVVLLDFAKAQGELGWLTQPYGKGWDLLQNMMNDSQIYMYLVCNVLEGEQENWLRTNWIYRSEAQRVFIELKFTVRDCNSFPSGGGSCKETFNLYYAESDVDYGTNFQKRQFKKIDTIAPDEITVQDDFTNRNVKLNVEVRSVGPLRRKGFYLAFQDLGACVALLSVRIYYKTCPAVLRGMAHFPETVAGADSQTLAEVRGSCVEDAVADEAPTLHCNADGEWLVPIGQCQCRAGYEAVGDQCQACPPGTFKAEVSPSGCQPCPAHTLPAPTAAAACPCEDGHFRAPTDPAAAPCTRPPSPPGSVTAMGLGAAVQLRWSPPTDTGGRQDVTYSVTCEQCWPESGECRPCDGGIRYSQPPRGLAGTGVTVTDLEPHVNYTFTVEARNGVSSFSAHRSVATASISVNQTGKGHRCPHHHRCGGATASHDTPFPMAEPPRVTSVSLDGRTATSLVLSWTVPLRQQSRVWKYEVTYSKKVDENSYSVLRCEGASVTIPKLSPATAYVVRVQALTQDGHGTFSPEHEFETLPEGAESMASAAVISGSVTGILFVVLLLAALIYVLRRRRSSRSRQSPEDVYFSKSADQLKPLKTYVDPHTYEDPNQAMLKFTTEISPSSITRQKVIGAGEFGEVYKGTLKRGKKEVPVAIKTLKVGYTEKQRVDFLSEASIMGQFCHHNIIRLEGVVSKYKPFMIITEYMENGALDKFLRDKDGEFCVIQLVGMLRGIAAGMKYLANMNYVHRDLAARNILVNSNLVCKVSDFGLSRVLEDDPEATYTTSGGKIPIRWTAPEAISYRKFTSASDVWSYGIVMWEVMSYGERPYWELSNHEVMKAINEGFRLPAPLDCPSAVYQLMMQCWQQERSRRPKFADVVSILDKLIRAPESLKTLADFDPRVSIRLPSTSGSEGVPFRSVPEWLESIKMHQYAEHFMAAGYSTIEKVLQMTSDDIKKIGVRLPGHQKRIAYSLLGLQEQLCTGGIPI
- the EPHA2 gene encoding ephrin type-A receptor 2 isoform X3 → MAAAPPAAFILLALLLLLAPAAPKEVVLLDFAKAQGELGWLTQPYGKGWDLLQNMMNDSQIYMYLVCNVLEGEQENWLRTNWIYRSEAQRVFIELKFTVRDCNSFPSGGGSCKETFNLYYAESDVDYGTNFQKRQFKKIDTIAPDEITVQDDFTNRNVKLNVEVRSVGPLRRKGFYLAFQDLGACVALLSVRIYYKTCPAVLRGMAHFPETVAGADSQTLAEVRGSCVEDAVADEAPTLHCNADGEWLVPIGQCQCRAGYEAVGDQCQACPPGTFKAEVSPSGCQPCPAHTLPAPTAAAACPCEDGHFRAPTDPAAAPCTRPPSPPGSVTAMGLGAAVQLRWSPPTDTGGRQDVTYSVTCEQCWPESGECRPCDGGIRYSQPPRGLAGTGVTVTDLEPHVNYTFTVEARNGVSSFSAHRSVATASISVNQTEPPRVTSVSLDGRTATSLVLSWTVPLRQQSRVWKYEVTYSKKVDENSYSVLRCEGASVTIPKLSPATAYVVRVQALTQDGHGTFSPEHEFETLPEGAESMASAAVISGSVTGILFVVLLLAALIYVLRRRRSSRSRQSPEDVYFSKSDQLKPLKTYVDPHTYEDPNQAMLKFTTEISPSSITRQKVIGAGEFGEVYKGTLKRGKKEVPVAIKTLKVGYTEKQRVDFLSEASIMGQFCHHNIIRLEGVVSKYKPFMIITEYMENGALDKFLRDKDGEFCVIQLVGMLRGIAAGMKYLANMNYVHRDLAARNILVNSNLVCKVSDFGLSRVLEDDPEATYTTSGGKIPIRWTAPEAISYRKFTSASDVWSYGIVMWEVMSYGERPYWELSNHEVMKAINEGFRLPAPLDCPSAVYQLMMQCWQQERSRRPKFADVVSILDKLIRAPESLKTLADFDPRVSIRLPSTSGSEGVPFRSVPEWLESIKMHQYAEHFMAAGYSTIEKVLQMTSDDIKKIGVRLPGHQKRIAYSLLGLQEQLCTGGIPI